GACAGGGTGACAAGGTGACTTTGTGACAAAGTGACAAAGTAGTTGATTGACAAAATGGTAAGATTTTTGAGGTAACTCTTTCAAAGAGAATATTTAGTAGCCCAGTCACCTTGTCATTTGTCACCTTGTCACCTTGTCACCTTGTCACCCTGTCACCCTGTCACCTTGTCACCTTGTCACCCTGTCACCTTGTTACTTTGTCACCTTGTCATTCTGACATTTTCCGACTTCCGGGTTTGACGACGGCCATTCCGGCTTGACAGAGCGGGCAGGCGTCCGGTTTATAAGAGGGAATTTGCAACCGGATGAGTGCTGCCCGAGGAATCCCGAGATCAACTGGCTCACTACTGCGGTCAATGATTGAACCCACGGCAATAATCTGCGCCCCTTCTTTTTCGAGTGTCGCCATGGTTTCACGGGTTGATCCACCAGTGGTGACAACGTCTTCGATCACAATGGCACGTTCACCCGTCTCAACCTGAAAGCCACGCCTCAATTTCATTTCCGTGCCTTCGCGTTCGGTAAACAG
The window above is part of the Acidobacteriota bacterium genome. Proteins encoded here:
- a CDS encoding orotate phosphoribosyltransferase encodes the protein METHDFEHLLTETGALLSGHFRLSSGLHSGNYVQCARLLQFPNIATQIGQDLADELKKHLTDPPDFVAAPAIGGILIAHEVARAFGVRCLFTEREGTEMKLRRGFQVETGERAIVIEDVVTTGGSTRETMATLEKEGAQIIAVGSIIDRSSEPVDLGIPRAALIRLQIPSYKPDACPLCQAGMAVVKPGSRKMSE